The DNA sequence GATAATGCGCAAAATAGAAAGTAATTTTTCGTTATtaatcttgaaatttttatcagtcataatatattttttaaggtGAAAATCACTTTATTTCGGTGGTTTGACTAAAAAAATTTTAATGCTACTACACTAGAAAGTCTGAGTTTCTAGTCTTACTGAAAGCAGGATTAtgcaaattaataaataaattataggAAATCTGCAAAAtaacgcaaaaaaaaaagttatgaatcTTCATAATACAGGTAAAATTATCTTATATGGAATCAAATGTAATATTCTCATATAagaataattataaaacatttaaaaaggatttttgaaattttaaactaaaatttatagaatTGTCCCTCTATTCAAAacttttctaaaattatatgataccaagatttttgattttcaaatatttaaaatttgaagttcATTTTCAATCATTATAGTTGTTATTCAAAATTCTTTTTCAAAAGGAAAAagttattattcaaaattataaatgtaaattatttttcaaaaggaaaaagttattattcaaaattataaatgtaaatatagttTTTCCAATGTTTATATCCCCCATTAACTATGTCGAAGGTTTTCTTTCTAATTCCATATACCTTGTAACATTCACGAATTATTTGAGCATCGTAACTAGAAAATTAGATAAACATTGCATGAGATTAAAAAGAAACATGGTCAGAAGAAACAACATATGTTCGAAAGAGTTGGTTGAATactagaaaaaaagaaaaaaactggtCTCGAGATAAttcagaaagagagagagagataggtcaaaaatcaaataagaaaCTTGCAAACCAAGCAACCtttcctttcttcttccttcttccttcttcaaagaAGATCGGCTACGTTTGATGGAAGCTCCTCAACGACAACATTGTAGAACTTCTGGATATCAAAAAGCATCCTCTCATCATCCTTCGTCACAAAGTTAATCGCCACACCTTTCCTCCCAAACCTTCCACTTCTACCGATACGGTGAAGGTAGTTCTCAGGCTGAGTCGGCAGGTCAAAGTTGATGACCAGAGACACTTGCTGCACATCGATACCACGAGCCAAGAGATCGGTCGTGATGAGAACACGCGACGAACCAGACCTGAACTCTCTCATGATGATGTCTCTAGTGTTCTGGTCCATGTCTCCGTGAGTAGCTGAGACGGTATGGTCACGGCTCCTCATTTTGTCAGTGAGCCAGTCCACCTTGCGACGTGTGTTGACGAAGATGACACTCTGAGTGATAGCTAAGGTCTCGTAGAGATCACAGAGAGTCTCCAGCTTCCAGTCTTCCTTCTCCACGTTCACGTAGAACTGCTTGATACCTTCAAGAGTCAGCTCGTCACGCTTCACCAAGATTCTCACCGGTTTGCTCATGAACTTCCTCGTGATCTCGAGAGCTTCCGGTGGCATTGTAGCTGAGAACACTCCGACCTGAATCTTCGGTGGGAGAAGCTGGAAGATGTCGTAGATCTGGTCCTTGAAACCACGGGAGAGCATCTCATCAGCTTCGTCAAGGACAAACATCTTGATGGAGTCAGAGCGAAGTGACTGTCTTCGGAGCATGTCGAACACACGACCAGGAGTTCCAACGACGACATGAACACCAGCTTGGAGGATGCGCTGATCCTCGCGGACACTGGTTCCACCGACACAGGCGTGGACCTTGACGCCAAGGTAGTCACCGAGCGCACGCATGACCTTCTCAATCTGCTGAGCGAGCTCCCTGGTGGGAGCCAAGACGAGAGCCTGGCACTGGACGAGGGTGAAGTCGAGCTGCTGCAAGACACCAGAGCAGAAAGTGGCGGTTTTGCCGGTTCCAGACTGTGCCTGCTGGATCACATCGAGACCGTTGCAAAAGGGTACGATCCCTCTTTGCTGAATAGCAGAGGGCTTCTCAAAACCTATAAAAATCAATACATTAGATAAAGCTaacaagaaaagacaaaaagatGTGACTAAGATTCATCTTCTTGACATACCATAGGCATAGATACCCCTAAGAAGGTTCTCTTGAAGACCCATGGCATCAAAGCTCTCATGGACCTCATCATACGAGGTGAAGAACTCATCTTGTCCCTCGAGGCTGCACCCAAAATAGAAACAACAATTAGCAAAAATCACACGAGAGGGGGACAAGTATTACTAAAAGTACAGATCTTAAAGACTTACACATCATTGAGCTTCTGGTCAAACTGACGAGTATCAAACTGTGTTCCTTCTGGTGCTGATCCTGCCATGACTAtaacaaacacaaaaacaaaagatatcaGCTTTAGATATAAAGCACCAAAAAGAAAATAGCTtaaacaaaacacattaaattctGAATGTAACAGAATAGCCAAACTTGAAGTTCCATGTAGAGAGGAAAACAAGCATTAATATCTGAATAGTATAATGTAAGGAGAGAAACAAAGACTATGGTTCATCCAATATCATAAATACCATACAAATTATGTTTATCTCTccatataaaagtatataacaattagaaagtaaaaaaaagaagcatCAATGTAACAGAATAGCCAAACTTGAAATTCCATTAAAGAAAGGAAAGCAAGCATTAATATCTGAATAACAATATAATGTCAGGAGAGAAGCAAGCTTATGGTTCATCCATTATCATAGATACCATCTAAATTATAGATCTCTCTCCAAACAGATATAATAACTTATGTGTTGAAAAAGCTAGCTAATGAATATAGGGTTTAGTCTTATTAATATTGAAACTCTGCTAATCATATAATTAGATTAAAACTAAGAATGTAACAGAATAGCCAAACTTGAAGTTCCATATAGAGGGGAAAGCAAGCATTAATATCtgaattataaattaatgtcaAGGAGAGGAACAAAGCTAATGGTTCATCCAATATTATAGATACCATTCAAATAATACGTCTCTCCATATAAATAACGacgttaattattttaatatctaaaCTCTGTTATTATCAATCAAATCAAGCCACTAATTGATACATCCCTGTAACGATAAGCCATCACAGAGTTTTACAGATcaaattgaaagaaaaaaaatattaattcgacCTAAAAATCAATCGCATAGACAGTCAATCAGataagatccaaaccgaacacAGAGAAAAGTAGAATgaacaaaaaagagaaagagatatGTCCGAACCTTGAGTTTCGAGTTGTGTCggagagagagaggtgagagCTTTAAGAGCAAAAGTGAAAGACTTTCGAGTACTTTTGTAATCTTCCGAACTCGGATCTGAAACCCGAATAGGAAGAGAGATAAAAACGAagagagctttagagagagaaagtgtgCAAAAACCAATTGGTAGAGGTAGGAAGAGAATAGAACGGGTATTTATATAGTCCCCCCTTTTTTATCTCTGCGGTCGTGATTAGGGTTTTCTCTTATGAAATTGCTTTTCTATTCAATTTAGGATTTTCCAGTTTTACcctttggtttccttttttttttttaccgagTAAGATTGGTGATAAATTGTTTACAAAAAGGAATCAAACGCTCAGGTACTCCTGCCCGGAAAAAAAAGAGCTGAGATACTCCTGCCCGAAACTGCCCGGATTTAGAAAatcatttatctttatttttacacgaaaatttataaaaagacaaCGAAACCAAGAGAAACTTCAATAATTACAACTCTACCTAGGACTATCCAAATCCGGGCCCAGAACCGACCCAAACAAATCGGATATCCACTTCCAGAAATTGAATTCCCTAATACGTTTCCCCTCTCTCcccatctattttattaaaacagaagtacaaaattagattaacccttattttttcactatatttacattATCATGCCACTGAGGTATTAAATGAAGTTATATCTAAGTATGATTgcattttcctaatttaaataatatatttaagcatttaatgttgtttactaatttaaataatagattttcttaataaaatcttaaccaaaatatatttcctaatatatttcGCATtgacatattaaatatttttaatatttattagtaataaataataaaataaaaattcacacatcattatcaatttatataacatataaataatatataaaatattttgtttcatatattattagcataataCTTCcatatataagtccaattagttataaatataggatttgtttatatgatacactgtgatataataaactattaaatcacaaaatataattattttaaagtaataaataaaatcgttatgttttaaaatgttatattaacaattatgtaatacattttaatttacaaatatatatatagtatactattagtacagagaaaaaaattaaagtgaaagaaatatttataatatcacgggtcaagctctaaaaataaacaaaaatagcgcaacattatttttcttcaacaaatttattttaatagaaattgtagttccaaatatggttatatattttatgtatttataaatttattttctttgtttttgaggGATGCAAAGATgtttgaattggaaaaaattatgacccacctgtatattattttaattagaaagtttaaaatttatatcaaaaaaattaattttaatttttattataaaaaaaaaaattccaatttaaatttatatttaaatattataaaacatcatttaatattaaaataaaattaaaaaacataaaataaatacccgcccggtcgggcgggtcaagatctagtattgGTTGATTGAAAAGACACCGTCTCTCACTAAAAGTAACTCAATTCGACTTATCTGAAAACCCTACTCAATTCGAATCCTCAATCGACaatcaaaaacacaaatcatgatgaatccagACGTTACGAAGGCAAAAGAAGACGGCTCGAGTAGTGTAGTAGGAGATGAAGCAAACCCAAGGATTATCGAGAAACCTGTCGGCCTCCCAGGAACCGACCAAAGTCCCAGAGATGCAAATGAAAGCGAAGACAATGTCAGTGGAAATGGAAAAGGGGAAGAGGAAGAATCAAGTAAGAAAAATGAAGGGGAGGAATCAAGAGAAGTagacgaaggagaaaaagagaaggaagtcgtagacgaaggagaaaaagagaaggaagcCGGGGACgaaggagatgaagagaaggaagtcggagacgaaggagaaaaagagaaggaagtcgGAGACGAAATAGAGCCCCGAAGAAACGAcgaagaagctgatgaaaggGAGATAATTCTATTTGGACGACATCATGAAACTGAGTCGCATGCAGATGATTCGGTAAgtattgaaattgaaaacttTTACATAGATGATTTGAAAGATTAGATAAGTGTGGAAAACTAAGTGGAATTTAGAGGTAGTGATTGATGAACTAAGTCGAAGTTTGTGAAACTATATGTTGATGGTTGTAAGATGTCGTACGTGATCCGGTTCTCACTTGAGTGCAGGTTGTAGATGACGAAGAAAAGGGCATGCTACCGAAACTACACTTTCCTTCAAGCCAATATCAAAAGTCTTTAAAGCTTTCAGGAAAATGTTACATTGACTCGGCGATAAGAACTATTCAAACGATCCTGAAAGCGAAGGAGGTGGAATGGTTCATAGAGCACCCACAATTCCAGCATTTCTTCCATATTAAAAACCGAAAGCAGAAGTGGATGGGAATGTGGGTTCTCGTTTTGCGATCAGCTTGTGTTGCGAAGAAGCATGAGTTATGGTTTGTCGTTAATGGCGTCGCAATCCGATATTCTCTCAGAGAATTAGGACTCATTTCTGGACTATACTGCCATGAGTATCCCCCCAACCATGAGAGGTTGGGTGGTACAACATTCATGAACAAGTATTTTGGAGGAAAAAGGGTAACATACGCTGACCTGGAGAAGCAGATGTTGGCGATGAAATCAAAGCCATCTGAGGATCGTAAGAAGATGGCCGTTCTGTTCTTCTTAGCCAGCATCCTTGTCGGAGGCCGAAAGAGTGGTGAGGGAGCATCACCTGTGGACAGTTTCTTCCTGAGTGTTGTTGATGACCTAGATGCGTGTGTAACGTTCCCTTGGGGGCGGTATGCATTCGAACATAACTTGAAGGATGTCTCTACCTTTTTGGAAAAATGCGACGGGCTTGCGCCGACGAGTTGGGTTTTTACAAGCTTTCCTATCCCTCTGGAGGTATTCTCAAGCTCTCTTCAACATAGTTGTTTAATTGATGTTAATGTCTTTTTGTTGTGTGTTGGTAGTTGTTGGCCTTTGAGGCAATTCCAAGCTTGAGGAACCATTTCCGAGAAGATGTGAATGGTGCAAATAGTAGTTGCCCGCGGATGTGCAAGATGCAGTACAATCGGAAAAGTGGAACCAAGGAATTCAGTCTGAAAGCTGTGAACGATAAACTTGGTAATAATACAAAGGTAATTGATGTTTTATGTGGAGTCGAATTGAGGAGAAGGGACTTATGAGACTTATGAAAACTTGGTGAAACTAAGGTAATtagtatttttgtgtttttaccACAGGATATTGAGAGTATCTTGGTAGCAACAGCAGCTGAGGAGGAACTTCTGGAAACCATAGGAATGGACAAGGAGAGTTGTTGGGCCGATGACGCCGATGATGCAGCAGTTGATGGTTGGACGAAGATAATACGGAAAGGGAAGAAACAAGTTTTCTTTGAAGAACAGTTCCGCATGGATTTAGAGTCTCGCACAGGTCAGATTGAAGGTCCCACCAATCCTATCGGAGGACCATCGAATAATGCACAATCTGGTCAGGCTAATGCTGATTCGGTGGAGGTTAGTGGAACTACTCCTGGAGCTGAGGCTTTAAAAGCTATGGAAGGTCGGCTTATGAATGCAGTCAGAGATGCAGTTCGAGATGCTATGAAGGGAGTGAATGAAAAAGTCACTTTATTGTCTACGCAGCTAGGTCTGCTAGAAGAGGAAGTGAAAAGTCTTAGGTTGAGTGTTCCCGGAAGTGACAATCCGGCGGTCCaagatgatggtgatggtgagTCGGAAGAAGAGGATGGTAGTGACAATAACGAGCCGGAGGAAGAGGATGGTGGTGACAATAACGAGCCGGAGGAAGAGGATGGTGGTGACAATAACGAGCCGGAGGAAGAGGACAATAATGTTGAAGATGCCATTCTCGAAATTTCAAAGGATGTACAGAGGGAATATGGTGATGTTGacttggatgatgatgatgcggaGATGTATGCACATGCTGCGGAGgtcgaaaaaaaattaatgtctGTAAACACGAAAAAAAAGAGGTCGAGAAAAGATGATGGGAAAGAAACAGTTCCTGTGAAAAAGGTTAAGTTGGTTGGTGAAACTGTGAGGAGTCCCATTCAGCTAAGAAGCAAGGCAGCAGCGAAGGAGACAGAAGCTGAGAAGGAGGCAGCAGCTAAGGCAGCAGGTAAGAAGAAGGCAGCAGCTAAGAAGAAGGCAGCAGCTAAGGCAGCAGGTAAGAAGAAGACAGCAGGTAAGAAGAAGGCGGCGGCTAAGAAGAAGccgaagacaaaaaaaaagtaggtaAGAAGACGGAGTGAATTCCCAGTATGTGGTTGTTTTAATGTGGATGAACTCGAATTATTCGGTCTGTATGACTTTTAAATTCCCGTGACTTTCTTGTTTGATGTTGAAGACTGGTATTTAAGACTTATGTTATATATTGGGAGAATAGGGaaactttagtaagtttcacttgcaacttagtgtaacttcgtgaatttatgatatttcgtagatcgtgaaggagggagaatagggaaactttagttttagtaagtttcacttgcaacttagtgtaacttcgtgaatttatgatatttcgtagatcgtgaaggaaggagggagaatagggaaactttagtaagtttcaCTTGCAACTTAGTGTAACTTAAGTAAATCCGAAGAGTCTTGGTAAATCAGACAACAACAAGGGAACATAATCTCaagcaaacaacaacaacagataGTAGACTAATGTCATGGACCGGACGCATCTCATGGAGTGGTGGGATTCTGACGGGTTAGATTATACTTCAGTTCAGCAATCTCTGCAGCCATCGCATCCACGCGCTTCCTTAACATTTCAACCTCTTCCTGGACTCCGAAGACCCATGGTTGACGGAAATGGAAGCCATCATTCTAGACGTAAAACGGGAATGTATCAGAATCCGAAAGTATCAATAAAAAATCTGGGCGTTATCTATAAATTACCTCATAATTTTTGCAAGTGAAGTATTTTCTCCCCGGTAAAGTATCAAAATCGGTTTTATACTTCAGGTTCCGAGCCACCTCGTTGATGATTGTCCCCCCACAAGGGCATCTGGTCGGAATCCCACACCCGGCATCCGCCACGCAGCCAAGCATGTTGATGTCTCTCTTCAAAGCCTTCATCTGGCTATACTCCTCGTCTGGATGAGTCATGATTTTGAGTAACCTAGATCTAGAAATAAGAGCGACCGATTGTAGAGAGAGATCTAGAGAGAGATTGAAtagtagagagagagattggctGAGGTAAATGgcgaaaacattaaaaataatggCTTTAATACACCTCTACGTCGCCTCCGCATCGATTTTGTGGAAAGTCAAAATTCGAAAAAATGGGCGGGAATTTTTTCGTGTAGGATTTTCGTGCTTATAGTTTCACTTAGTTTGTAGTTATACAAAAACCTTTAAAGTTTTACTTTTCTGATTTTTCCGATTTTGTTGGTTTTACTGTACTTAGATGATTGATTTTATGGTTACACCTGatatattctattttctatCAACGTTTTAGATGTGCTCATGCatgataaaatttgattttgtgaCATATGTATCTTTTCTAATCCCACGAGGTAGTGTTTACAAAAAACATAGCTAACAATGATGTATTCTCTTCCCATTCGACAGAACATTGTTAACATTTCGTAAAGTATCAAAATCGTGACATTGTTAGCTAACATAGCTAAAAACATAGCTAACATTGATGTATTCGGATTTCTCAACATAGCTAAAAACATAGCTAAAAACATAGTCATCAACTAACGAAGAGTCGAAAGGTTACATAACGAAAGTTTCACCAAGTTTTACAATCATAAAACGAAATCACTTTAATCAGGTTTCACTAAGGTTCACATTCATATAACACTTCagttccttcagttccctcagGTCCCTCAGTTCCCTCagctccttcagctccttcagctccttcagctccttcagctccttcagctccttcagctccttcagttccttcatttccttcagctccttcagtTCCTTCAGGACCCTGCGAGCAGTTGAAATAGCTAGCCAGACCCCTATTCGGGATATACTTATTAGGACGGGGACGGGGACGGGGCCGACTTTCTCCCGCCGAAGGATGCCTTTTTTCCTGAtgtcttccttttttttcttgtagtcTGGAGGTAGAGGACACTTCACCGCCGCGACTTCTTTTGGAACCAGCCAATGAGTTATATGAGGGACTGGATATATAGTCCTTCGATACGCTTTCGCCCATGTTGTAATGAAGTAATAATTCGAGATGAAATCGTACATGTCACTCAACTGTAATGGTTTATCATGCTCCAAACACTTAATGATAGCTCTTATTGCATGTCTACATGGGTATTTATCTATATCAAACTTCCTGCAACTGCACGTCTTCTGTTGCAAATCCACAGAATAAGTCTTCCCGTCTTCTCCAATAACACTGTATTCAAGCTGAAAACTGTTCAATACAGTCACTGAAAGTTTTGAACCTTTCGGTGTTCTCTTATGCAATTTGTTCTCCACCAAAGGAACCAATTTTCGAGATGACGGTCCTTCTGCTGCATCCTTCCTATGTCTGTTGAACCACTCAGACATTTTATCAATAACTGTATCAAGCATAGGCAATAAAGACATCATTCGCGCCTTTTCAAATAGCGCATTCAAAGACTCCGCACAATTAGAGGTGTCTATGTTGTACCTAGCACCGGGGAAATGACACTTCGCCCACCGTTTGACTTCGACACTTTTATCAAGATACCTAGCACACGATGGATACCTCTCCCTAAAATCGTCATACTGCTTTTTAAACTCATGCTCTGAATAAAGACATGCAACTTTTCGGAATTGTAGTGCAACCTCGTCCCTGCCTTGATTGACATGAGCTTTCACATTGTGCGATAGATGCCAGATACAATACCCATGTTTAGACATCGGATACACTTCACCAACAGCTTTTATCAGACTTGGATTTCTGTCTGAAACAAACATCAATTCCGTCGAATCCGGTATAACAGTTTTCAGCAGCGTGAAAAACCACTTCcaacttttgtttttctccCCATCAACCACATCAAAAGCTATTGGATAATGGTGAAGGTTTGGATCCTGAGCCGTGGCAATAATTAAACAACCACCTTCAACAGTCTTCAGGAAAGTTGCATCCACAGTGATGACTTTCCTCATGTATTCAAACCCTTCAATGGAGGCTCCCAACGCAACAAATAGGTATCTGAACCGGTTGTTTTTATCCACTACCAAACTTGTTTTTGTATCCGGGTTCACCTTCTCTAACATATACAAATAAGCAGGCAATATTATATATCCCTTCTCCGGATCACCACGAATATCCGCAACAGCTTGTTTTTTTCCTCTCAAACATGTCGTATACGACACTTCCACACCCAGTTTCCTTTGCACCAGACCGACCAGGATTTTCGCTGTTGGTGTCTCATATAGTCCCGGATAATCCTTGTGCACTATAGCTGCAACACATCTTGGtgtaactttccttttctttccaGTACTTGAAGTTACGCGAGAGCATGAATGCATATTCATGTATGTTCTAATCGAGAACGCTTCAGATTTATCTATCTTTGTTGCTCTCACACTCCATTTACAACCTTCATCTGCTCCCCGACATTTTACCACATATCGACCCCTGTCCGAGTTGCAAATACTGATTCCGAAACAGTTCTCTTGTGATGCTCTATCAATAATATCTTTCACAGCTTCTTTACTCTCAAATTCTTGAAACAACTGAAGACCCAAACCATCTTCCCACTCTTTAACCActggtttttcttttgcaacACGTGGGAGCTCAACATAGTACGAACTAGGACGAACACCCATAGACTTATCCACGTCGCCCTCACTGTCCACGCCCCCTTCCCCGGCTTctccattaacaacattaatgcccctttcctcggcttctccattaacaacattaatgcccctttcctcggcttctccattaacaacattaatgcCCCTTTCCTCGGCTTTTCCATTTATAACAACATTCTCCACCCGTTCAGCCCCCGGCAGATATAGTTCTGCTTCTTCAATGCGAGGAAATAGAGTGAGTGCACCCGGATTACCTTCAACTTCGGGTAATCCACTCGCAAGCTCACTATAGTTCCCACCATATGAGCTTTCTTTCTCAACTACTGATTGTTGCTCCATTTCTTCGATGACCTCTACATGCAAAATACTTCTTCTTCCCTCTTTATCCACTGATGTCAGATACACAtacacatcttcatcatccaaaatatatgaTTGCCTCTTAGGTTCTACTACCAGTGGAATGTAACTCAGATTCATCCTCTTTAAACACGGATCTATCCTCTTCTTCTTGCATATCCTCTCCTTCAAACAGGAATAAGTGATCTCATCCAATGATGATGTCTTAAAGGATATACCATACAAACGACCATCGCTTGGAATCCATTCATAATCATCTCCTGATTTCGCATATTGTCCATCATAGTCAAAGTGTATGTTTGTAGAAGAATAACCCATCTGttgtaacaaataaaaaatatacaattgaAGTTAATCTTACTTATACAGTTTTGCTATTATAGTCCTATTAAT is a window from the Raphanus sativus cultivar WK10039 unplaced genomic scaffold, ASM80110v3 Scaffold2827, whole genome shotgun sequence genome containing:
- the LOC130506039 gene encoding eukaryotic initiation factor 4A-1-like; translated protein: MAGSAPEGTQFDTRQFDQKLNDVLEGQDEFFTSYDEVHESFDAMGLQENLLRGIYAYGFEKPSAIQQRGIVPFCNGLDVIQQAQSGTGKTATFCSGVLQQLDFTLVQCQALVLAPTRELAQQIEKVMRALGDYLGVKVHACVGGTSVREDQRILQAGVHVVVGTPGRVFDMLRRQSLRSDSIKMFVLDEADEMLSRGFKDQIYDIFQLLPPKIQVGVFSATMPPEALEITRKFMSKPVRILVKRDELTLEGIKQFYVNVEKEDWKLETLCDLYETLAITQSVIFVNTRRKVDWLTDKMRSRDHTVSATHGDMDQNTRDIIMREFRSGSSRVLITTDLLARGIDVQQVSLVINFDLPTQPENYLHRIGRSGRFGRKGVAINFVTKDDERMLFDIQKFYNVVVEELPSNVADLL
- the LOC130506040 gene encoding uncharacterized protein At3g43530-like, producing the protein MNPDVTKAKEDGSSSVVGDEANPRIIEKPVGLPGTDQSPRDANESEDNVSGNGKGEEEESSKKNEGEESREVDEGEKEKEVVDDEEKGMLPKLHFPSSQYQKSLKLSGKCYIDSAIRTIQTILKAKEVEWFIEHPQFQHFFHIKNRKQKWMGMWVLVLRSACVAKKHELWFVVNGVAIRYSLRELGLISGLYCHEYPPNHERLGGTTFMNKYFGGKRVTYADLEKQMLAMKSKPSEDRKKMAVLFFLASILVGGRKSGEGASPVDSFFLSVVDDLDACVTFPWGRYAFEHNLKDVSTFLEKCDGLAPTSWVFTSFPIPLELLAFEAIPSLRNHFREDVNGANSSCPRMCKMQYNRKSGTKEFSLKAVNDKLGNNTKDIESILVATAAEEELLETIGMDKESCWADDADDAAVDGWTKIIRKGKKQVFFEEQFRMDLESRTGQIEGPTNPIGGPSNNAQSGQANADSVEVSGTTPGAEALKAMEGRLMNAVRDAVRDAMKGVNEKVTLLSTQLGLLEEEVKSLRLSVPGSDNPAVQDDGDGESEEEDGSDNNEPEEEDGGDNNEPEEEDGGDNNEPEEEDNNVEDAILEISKDVQREYGDVDLDDDDAEMYAHAAEVEKKLMSVNTKKKRSRKDDGKETVPVKKVKLVGETVRSPIQLRSKAAAKETEAEKEAAAKAAGKKKAAAKKKAAAKAAGKKKTAGKKKAAAKKKPKTKKK